In one window of Aceticella autotrophica DNA:
- a CDS encoding DUF2953 domain-containing protein, with translation MLFRIRLGYFNIYYKGVGENNRFEITIRTIFNIKLFNLIIDVADLSLKEKKPVIKYNLYTKFLFRLIHKKNKKKIFSFKDMKNILHIFKGNYCDFYVLTMNILNNIKFRKFNLSLEAGFSDASLTAILFGVINGIIYTALSLIYNNAKFTKEPLISIKPHYGKSLIDSSFICILDFRCGNIIIDGINFLRKFKI, from the coding sequence ATGCTATTTAGAATTAGACTTGGGTATTTTAACATATACTATAAAGGAGTAGGAGAAAATAATCGGTTTGAAATTACAATAAGAACCATCTTTAATATTAAACTTTTTAATTTAATTATAGATGTTGCTGATTTAAGTTTAAAAGAGAAAAAACCAGTTATAAAATATAATTTATATACAAAGTTTTTGTTTAGATTAATACATAAAAAAAATAAAAAAAAGATATTCAGTTTTAAAGATATGAAAAATATATTACATATATTCAAAGGTAATTATTGTGATTTTTATGTTCTAACTATGAATATTTTAAATAACATTAAATTTCGTAAATTCAATTTATCTTTAGAAGCTGGTTTTAGTGACGCATCATTAACTGCAATTTTATTTGGAGTTATCAATGGAATTATTTATACTGCTCTATCACTAATTTATAATAATGCAAAATTTACTAAGGAACCTTTAATTTCGATAAAACCACATTATGGGAAATCACTAATAGATTCCAGTTTTATTTGCATATTAGATTTTAGATGTGGTAATATTATAATCGATGGGATAAATTTTTTAAGAAAATTTAAAATTTAA
- the ytfJ gene encoding GerW family sporulation protein, whose translation MSEHPIEGLMQTTMESLKDMIDVNTIVGDAVETPDGTVIIPISKVSFGFAAGGGEFHKPCGEKEKQNQQESESAKMPFSGGSGAGISLQPVAFMVVGQGQIRLLPVNQNAMIERIIDLAPKLIEELQSVFGKNKTYKKSTPITAENNVD comes from the coding sequence ATGAGTGAACATCCAATTGAAGGATTAATGCAAACAACCATGGAAAGTCTAAAAGATATGATAGATGTAAATACAATTGTAGGTGATGCAGTTGAAACACCTGATGGTACTGTTATAATTCCGATATCTAAAGTTTCATTTGGATTTGCTGCAGGAGGAGGAGAATTTCACAAGCCTTGTGGAGAAAAAGAAAAACAGAATCAACAGGAAAGTGAAAGTGCAAAGATGCCATTTAGTGGAGGAAGTGGAGCTGGTATTTCACTTCAACCAGTTGCATTTATGGTAGTTGGACAAGGACAGATTAGATTACTTCCGGTAAATCAAAATGCTATGATAGAAAGGATAATCGATTTAGCTCCAAAATTAATAGAAGAACTACAAAGCGTATTTGGAAAAAACAAAACATATAAAAAATCAACACCTATAACAGCTGAAAATAACGTAGATTAA